The proteins below come from a single Staphylococcus sp. MI 10-1553 genomic window:
- a CDS encoding energy-coupling factor transporter transmembrane component T family protein: protein MKDKLIIGRFLPLDTVIHRLDPRAKLIFVFLFIIIIFLSYHPLSYLWLALILLTITKLARIPFWFLIKGLLPVFFFLILTFIMHLFLTKGGTRLIEWGFITIDSNGIREGIFIVLRLGFIMIVSTILTLTTSPLNLTDAFDRLFKPLKYIKIPVAALSMMMSIALRFIPTLMEELDKIILSQKSRGSDISSGSLMARIRAFIPLLIPLFISAFQRAEELAIAMEVRGYDANAERTSYRILKWQLKDTLLIISLVPIAAVSIWLGHTF from the coding sequence ATGAAAGATAAGTTAATTATTGGACGTTTTCTCCCTCTAGATACTGTCATACATCGGCTCGATCCACGCGCGAAACTGATTTTTGTATTTTTATTTATTATCATTATTTTTTTAAGTTATCATCCATTAAGTTATTTGTGGCTTGCACTTATACTACTCACAATCACTAAACTCGCGCGTATTCCATTTTGGTTTCTCATCAAAGGACTCTTGCCAGTGTTCTTCTTTTTAATTTTAACCTTTATCATGCACTTGTTTCTTACAAAAGGGGGCACGCGTTTGATTGAATGGGGCTTCATTACCATTGATTCGAACGGAATTAGAGAAGGGATATTCATCGTGCTACGACTTGGGTTTATTATGATTGTTTCAACGATTTTGACATTGACAACGAGTCCATTGAATTTGACTGATGCATTTGATCGTCTGTTTAAACCATTGAAATATATTAAAATTCCTGTAGCAGCGTTAAGTATGATGATGTCGATTGCACTACGCTTTATTCCAACATTGATGGAAGAGCTAGATAAAATTATACTGTCTCAAAAGTCACGAGGCTCTGATATTAGTTCAGGCTCATTGATGGCGAGAATTAGAGCATTCATTCCATTACTCATTCCATTGTTTATATCCGCATTTCAACGTGCAGAAGAACTTGCCATTGCGATGGAAGTGAGAGGGTATGATGCAAATGCAGAACGTACGAGTTATCGGATTTTAAAATGGCAGCTGAAAGACACATTATTAATCATCAGCCTCGTTCCAATTGCAGCGGTCTCTATATGGTTAGGCCATACTTTTTAA
- a CDS encoding energy-coupling factor transporter ATPase yields MIKFEEVSYTYQKKTPYEYQALNQITTEFLPGRYYAIIGKTGSGKSTLIQHFNGLLKPTRGKVQVLDVTVNRKTKDKHLKSIRQRIGMVFQFPESQLFEETVEKEVLFGPRNYGLNLDEARDKAMMLLGELGFDAEKIMQQSPFILSGGQMRKVALAAILAMDPDILILDEPTAGLDPRSKAQVMTLFKKLQLEEGKTIILVTHDMNDVAQYADELKIMQRGTLIESTTPYDFFQRPDDVNALHLCLPDIVRLQRDVEAKLGVQFDKLALTEASFVEIYEGWRQRHER; encoded by the coding sequence ATGATTAAATTTGAAGAAGTTTCGTATACGTATCAAAAGAAAACACCGTATGAATATCAAGCGTTGAATCAAATCACAACAGAATTTTTGCCAGGACGTTATTATGCGATTATCGGGAAAACAGGTTCAGGCAAGTCAACGTTGATTCAACATTTCAATGGCTTGCTGAAACCGACGCGTGGAAAGGTGCAAGTGTTAGATGTCACCGTCAATCGCAAAACGAAAGATAAACATCTGAAATCCATTCGTCAGCGGATAGGTATGGTTTTTCAATTTCCGGAATCACAGTTGTTTGAAGAGACTGTGGAAAAGGAAGTGCTATTCGGACCTCGAAATTATGGACTGAACTTAGACGAAGCACGTGACAAAGCGATGATGTTACTCGGTGAATTGGGCTTTGATGCAGAGAAAATTATGCAGCAGTCGCCATTTATACTTTCGGGAGGACAAATGCGTAAAGTCGCGCTCGCTGCCATATTAGCGATGGATCCTGACATTTTAATTTTAGACGAACCGACAGCAGGGTTAGATCCACGAAGTAAGGCACAGGTGATGACGTTATTTAAAAAGTTGCAGTTAGAAGAAGGCAAAACGATAATTTTAGTGACGCATGATATGAATGATGTCGCTCAATATGCAGATGAGCTTAAAATTATGCAGCGCGGAACTTTAATTGAATCCACGACGCCTTATGACTTTTTTCAACGTCCTGATGATGTCAATGCATTGCACTTGTGTCTACCCGATATTGTGCGTTTACAGCGTGATGTAGAAGCAAAATTAGGTGTCCAGTTCGACAAGTTAGCATTAACAGAAGCATCGTTTGTGGAGATTTATGAAGGATGGAGGCAACGTCATGAAAGATAA
- a CDS encoding energy-coupling factor transporter ATPase, translating into MEHEYLIEFDHVSFQYHEDQPKVLNDIQFKVKKGDWLSIVGHNGSGKSTLAKLLTGIEQGYEGDIRINGSSIKGVDRSAFLHHIGIVFQNPENQFVGSTVSFDVAFGLENKGLSYDEMHEIVPSVLKDVDMYDKQHHEPTALSGGQKQRVAIASVLALLPQLIIFDEATAMLDPEGRREILAMVKALNQNKGVTVIAITHDLSEVVSSDRVIVMNRGEVFLDGTVEKIFEQGEALVEIGLNLPFEMRMAQKLNISQSFMTYEGLLERLT; encoded by the coding sequence ATGGAACACGAATACTTGATAGAGTTTGATCACGTTTCATTTCAATATCATGAGGATCAACCGAAAGTTTTAAATGATATCCAATTCAAAGTTAAAAAAGGAGATTGGTTATCCATTGTAGGTCATAACGGCTCAGGTAAATCGACATTAGCGAAACTGCTCACAGGTATTGAACAAGGTTATGAAGGGGATATCCGTATTAATGGAAGTTCTATAAAAGGCGTCGACCGTTCTGCTTTTCTTCACCATATCGGTATTGTGTTTCAAAATCCTGAAAATCAATTTGTCGGTTCGACCGTGAGTTTTGATGTCGCTTTTGGCTTGGAAAATAAAGGGCTATCCTATGATGAGATGCATGAAATCGTGCCTTCAGTGCTCAAAGATGTGGATATGTATGATAAACAGCACCATGAACCGACTGCGCTTTCTGGTGGACAAAAACAACGTGTCGCAATTGCGAGTGTGTTAGCACTTTTGCCACAACTGATTATTTTTGATGAAGCGACAGCGATGTTAGATCCAGAAGGTCGACGTGAAATATTGGCGATGGTGAAAGCACTCAATCAAAACAAAGGTGTGACGGTGATTGCGATTACCCATGACCTGTCAGAAGTCGTGTCATCAGATCGCGTGATTGTGATGAATCGTGGCGAAGTGTTTTTAGATGGAACGGTTGAAAAGATTTTTGAGCAAGGCGAGGCGTTAGTAGAGATTGGTTTGAACTTGCCTTTTGAGATGCGTATGGCTCAAAAGTTGAACATTAGCCAGTCGTTTATGACTTATGAAGGATTATTGGAGCGGTTGACATGA